A window of the Lolium perenne isolate Kyuss_39 chromosome 7, Kyuss_2.0, whole genome shotgun sequence genome harbors these coding sequences:
- the LOC127303855 gene encoding uncharacterized protein produces MASSHNREDQVLIAVALLLVLSSPRAASGAPNTTPLSVRCNGAVYGAGDPFAESLAYVLADLLAATPSSRARDAYSISPYPNAFAYGHAACGGAALTPADCATCLGAAGLSEAAERVVASARPRRRAHERGPRDHVLAWHFVEHTPSAGARRPALA; encoded by the coding sequence ATGGCGTCCTCGCACAACAGAGAGGACCAGGTCCTCATCGCCGTCGCGCTGCTACTCGTCCTCTCCTCCCCGCGGGCCGCCAGTGGCGCGCCCAACACGACGCCGCTGTCCGTGCGGTGCAACGGCGCGGTGTACGGCGCCGGGGACCCCTTCGCGGAGAGTCTCGCCTACGTGCTCGCCGACCTGCTGGCCGCCACACCGTCGTCCCGCGCCCGCGACGCCTACAGCATCTCCCCGTACCCGAACGCGTTCGCCTACGGCCACGCCGCGTGCGGCGGCGCCGCTCTGACACCCGCGGACTGCGCGACCTGCCTCGGGGCCGCCGGTCTCAGCGAAGCGGCGGAGCGCGTCGTGGCGTCGGCCCGCCCGCGTCGGCGCGCCCACGAGCGTGGTCCACGAGACCACGTTCTTGCttggcatttcgtcgaacacacCCCGAGCGCCGGCGCGAGGCGGCCGGCCTTGGCGTAG